The Coffea arabica cultivar ET-39 chromosome 2c, Coffea Arabica ET-39 HiFi, whole genome shotgun sequence genome includes the window GTCCAATTATTAGCAAGAAACAAGATGATGAATTAAAACAATAAATGTATGTTACTGAAGATCAGTGGATAACAACTCTCCCTTGTGTACTTCATGGATAAAACAAAGATCAAGCTTGTTGATTTTTTCATAATATCATGGACCATGTGAAATAGCATATTATTTTAGATGAAATTGAGAGAGTGATCGATAAGTAGATTGAGCTGGTAGATTGAATTTTGACAAATTAAAAGCCGCGATTTGGAAatggaaacttttgaagttgcaaACCACAATTCAACCTAAAACTTGGAACGATATTTGTATTTCACTAAACTTGGGGTGGCAGGGTGTAATTTTAGTGGAGTTAGATGGGATTAACTCACCTACTAGTTAGTATATGGTGGGTCCATAAGTCTTCTTATTGGCATTATCCATTATCCCACACACCCTATCTACGTGTAATAAACCATCCAATCACTCCCGCCCTATTATTCAAACATGACGTGGACAATTACCATGTATCATGTTTGTTAACAAGGACCTGTAATTACATGTAGCATCCAGTATGGCCCCCGATGTAACCAGTGCAGGGTACCAATTACCATTCTTGTTCTATAGTTATTCTAATACTTTTGTTCACATGAAACAGGAAAAGTGGGTCTAAAACATGCAGGAAACAAAAGTTGAAACCTGAAAAGTGGTATAAAGTTGAATTCTTTCTAAAATCTTATAGTTACAAGTCGTTTTACAAACATGTGTCTTAATTTTGATTGTAAAATAACTCACCATGCGTTCATAAAAATTTGCTTTTTAAAGCACCAAAAAAATGTGCTTTTTATATATTTGAGATGATTATTAAGCATTTGCAAtaatttatctctttttttgtaataaaagaATCTCTGGATATTTCTTTGAAAGTAATAGGAAATTGAGAAACTTTTTATGTACTAAAGTTGTTAAACGAAACCAGAATGATTGGATAACACTAAAGTGCTTGGATGAATTTGTTATAATAACTATTGAAAGTAATTCATCACTAAATAACTGTTCATGTGAATAAGTTATTTTAGACTCGTTTAGAAACTtgtcattgaaaccaaaagagtTTGGTTgggtacttggattggtgataAGGAAGAAGAGATTGTAAGTAGAAGTTTTGGATTTAAAAACTCTcacttatccaaaaaaaaaaaaaaaagaaacttgtcATTGAAAAATTTAGAAAGCTCAAACTTTGGGGGGTGCAAAACTGATGCAAAGTATAGATACGAAGGACCATTATCGAAATTACCTGACAATATGGTTCTTCACGCTTCCAGTTGAGGTATCATAACCGTTGGTTTGTCAAACTACCCTGCTCGCCATTTCCGTTCAGTTCACTTTGGAGAGACTTTTGGTAGGCTAAAACATTGACAAGAACCAATTAAGGCAAAAAGTGGTTAACAAATAGTAGCAAAAACCCAAAAACTTCATGCTCAAGTTCTTCAGTTTATGTAGCTCATGGTATGTTCTTTCTGAttattcgtttcctttttccatACTCAAATGTGTTTTAGTTAAATGCTAAGTTAAGTGCTTTACTTCAAGACTTTCTGAAATGTTAATTCGTGAAATATGACTCTGCATGACTTAGTTGGTATTTCATTCAAgatttctttttatgttttttacttcataatttttcaccaaaatttaCTGATTTGTGTGCCCTTTGCGgttcaatcatctttttctcaaggTTATGATGATTGATCTGATACAATTGGGATTCCTAAGTTATATAATGAAGGGCGCAGCTTCAATTTATTCTGCGTAATAGGTGGCAAAATTAATCCTTTTCTGAACATATTCTGGTCGAAATATTCTACGCAGCTTTTAATTAAACTGGAATGCTAGTATGCTACTACAAAAAAGGcaaaggattgcatttttctctagTTGGTTCCCTTTCTGCACCTTGAATTTTCCCAATCCGAATTTATCATACTCTGAATGCAGATATTCTGTCTCTGTAAAGCTTCAATTCTGATTGTAAATCAGGGTTTGAGATGACTTCATTATCTATAACGGCTGCAAACTATGGAAGAGGAAGAAGTGAAGAGAATAGCATTCTGGGACACTGGCCAAGTTTTTCTTTCAGAAATGAGCTCTTTTCTAATAGTATTACTGTTGGCGGTTTGTCTGGGTGTTCAGAGGGTGTTTGGTTCAGAGCTGTGCAAGAATCAAGAGTGCTAAGCGAGAAGAAATTTCGGGTTGCTGCTAAAATCAAAAGAGGGAAGAAGCATGATTACCCTTGGCCAGATGATATTGACCCAAACACTGACAATCCATTAGCTTATCTGTCTTACTTTAAGCCTCTCGATGAGAAACCTAAACCAGTCACCCTCGCTTTTGAGAAGCCATTGGTTGATTTGGAAAAAAAGATAATGGAGGTATATATCTTCACAACTTAAGCTTTAGTAACTTCATGCTGATTTACTCTAATTGATGTGCTAAATATATTTCAAATATATGTGACATGAATAGAAAAGTTTTTTGATACATTAGCAATCATACTGCAATCTTATTGCGCAGAAGATTGTTTGTCCATGACCAATGTTGCTGCTCATTTATTTATCTTGTGCTCTCTTTGTCTCTTATTCCTTGTATAGGTATCGCGAATGGCTGATGAAACTGGACTAGATTTCAGCAATCAGATCAATGCTCTTGAAGCTAAGTATGAACAGGTATTTTCAAGGAATGTGATCATATCTTTTTATTCCCTGATTCATAACCAAGACATGGACAAAACATAATTTGCAAGACTTAATTTTTACTcagttacaaaaaaaaagtgacATTCTTATAGCTTCAATTCTAAGCTATCTTGCAAAATTTTAGGCTCTCAAAGATCTATACACACATTTAACACCAATTCAACGCTTGACTATTGCTCGACATCCAAACAGGCCAACTGTTCTGGATCATATCGTGAACATCACAGATAAAGTATGTCTTCtgcttttacctttttttttctggtaATATTTCTTGTATTTAGAGCAAAAATCTTACTCATTTTCAATGTCGTAAAGTGGGTAGAACTCCATGGAGATCGTGCAGGCTATGATGATCCAGCTATTGTGACTATCTTAGGGAGCATCAAAGGTAGAAGCTATATGTTCATAGGTCATCAGAAAGGAAGAAACACCAAAGAAAATATTATGCGCAACTTTGCCATGCCAACTCCTCATGGGTAAGTTTCACAGAAATCATTTTCCAGAAATGCCAAGGTAGAATGTGTAGTATTACTTTACTAATGCTATGAACACTTAAGAAGATAGTTAAACATTTCTAGTAAGCAATAGTGAAACAAAAGGTTCAAATTGGATTGTTGAAATGTTCACATCTGGTTTAGATAATCAGGAGACAAACAGGATGCTTCTTCACTCTTAAAATTGTGCAGTTAAAAGTCAAGAAACGAAATTTAAGCCTTATTcttttgtagaaaaaaaaattctcaattCCTTTTCTTATGTTGCTTTAGTTACAACAGCATCCAATCCAATTTGCACAGTGTAGATCTATTTAGGTAAAAGAATATGCATGATGCCTGACAAACTGTTGCTAACTTTCCATGCAGCTATAGGAAGGCATTGCGGATGATGAAATACGCTGATCATCACGGTTTTCCTATTGTTACCTTTGTAGATACACCAGGGGCTTTTGCTGATCTGAAATCTGAGGAACTTGGTCAGGTGCAATAACTGACGCttgtcttgcatttcatttctGCAACTTTAAATTCGCCCTAGAGTGTAAGACATCCGTGTATGATTCAATAAAAAATGTGCAGGGTGAAGCTATAGCCCACAATTTAAGGACAATGTTTGGCCTTAAGGTTCCAATTGTAACAGTTGTGACTGGTGAAGGTGGTTCAGGTGGAGCTCTTGCAATTGCTTGTGCCAACAAgttgtttatgttggaaaacTCTGCATTTTATGTTGCAAGGTGATGTTTGGTTAATCGCATGCATTTCCTCAAAGGTTTGCTGTTATAAATAGTCGAaccgaaataaataatttttcccAGATTACTAACTTTTCCTCATGGAGGCCACAATATTTCTATCACTACCATAAACAAAGTTCAGGCAATTATTCGTATTTAACTATAGGAAAACTTATTAAACTGCCTTTAAAATacttttattcttgattttctcAATCAGTCCAGAAGCATGTGCTGCGATACTGTGGAAGTCCTCCCAAGCAGCTCCAAAGGTATAGATTGAAACTTTTCATAGAGTTTTTGGAATCTGCAGATCCTAATTATAGCCACATTACCTGTACACTTGAATAGGCTGCTGAAAAGCTGAGGATTACTGCACAAGAACATTATAGGCTAAGGATTGCAGATGGAATCATCCCCGTAAGGACATCATCTTCTTATATTAGCTTCATTTCCTAGTTTGGTAAGAAGTAGCTTTCAAGGGAAGATTGGGGCTATTAAATTTGAATGAGTAATCTAAAGCCAGGAGCATAAATGGTTGCCGGTTGCTTAAACCTGCAAGTTATTTCATTTAGAATAGAGGTTTTGTGCGGAAACGTTgacatttatttattattgtttttgtCAGTGAAGGTATTTCACGAATTTCTGTGCTCCCATTGCCTGCAGGAACCTCTTGGTGGCGCACATGCTGATCCTCTGTGGAGTTCTCAACAGATTAAATTTGCAATCATCCAGGCTGTAGTGGTAAAGTGTTTTTACTCACGTCATTATAAGCTGGAAGCTGTTATgataaaggaaagataattctCCTTCACGAGCTTAAGTTTTCAAGAACCCGAATACAAACACACGCACGCACACATGCACAATGAAAATGAATGACGAAAAAACTGAACAACTTTCAGTCAAGCATCAGCGTGGGAACTAAGTGTCAGAAGGCATGAATCAAAAGACCGCATCTCTCTTtagaaataacaaattactcaaAATTGCAGCTCATATTTCTGAACATATTTGCTTTTATTACTTTGTTAATGAACTGCTCTTTCAGAAAGTTAGAAAGAATTAATCTCTTTTGTTCCTTTTCACTCTACAAGGCACTAGCCGTCAATATTACCAGTGATGTGCAAAGTATTCAGAATTTGGCATTTTAGTGCGTCACTCTTGAATTCCTGTACTCTGCATTGTTTTCTTCCTCAAGGTTGACTGTTGTTAGCTTAATATATCCAGGAATTGAGCAAAATGAGTACTGAAGAACTGCTTCGCCACCGTATGCTCAAATTTCGGTCAATTGGAGTTGGAGGTTATAAAGAAGATGGTCTGGTTGAACCTGAAAGGAAGCGTAACATGAAGCCATCCGAGGTAAATGCCCCAAAGAATGCTGACATAGAATCTGAGCTTGAAGATCTGAggaacaaaatttttgaagcaAAGGGTCCATCTGATCCAATCACCATTGGAGCAGTTGGGAAACTTGAAGAAGATCTTGACCGGGAGATGACCAAAGCTTTCATTTCTATGGTCTTGAAAGACAAGATTGAGTCACTCAAGTTGGATATAGCCAGAGCCCGTAaaccaaatcaaccacttagCAGGCCTTTACAGGAGAAAGCAGACAAAATAGTCAAAGAATTTAAGCAGAAGTTATCTTGGCCTGGGGCCTATCTTGGATTGAAGCAAAAGCTACAAACTCTTACCATGGCTAGAAGGCTCATTAAGTTGAAAGAGCAAAGTAGCAGACTGAAAACTGAAGTTAACCAGAAAATTACACAAGAGATCAGAGCCAAGATGGATCATTTCAAAAAGGCTTTGGAGAAGTCATCAAGAGGAGATTCATTAGATAGCTATTTAGCTGAGGAATTACAAATGGTTAAGAAAGAACTAGAGGATGTTTTGAGGTCAGCTAACTTGGACATCGTGGGAATAACTAAAAGAAAGGACGAATTCAAACAACCTGATATTAAGGAGAAGGCAAAGCAGATAAACAAAGAGATCAGCCAGGAAATAGAAAGTGCAGTAGACAGAGCAGGAGTTCGGAACAAAATTGAAGAACTAAAGGTGGAATTTGCA containing:
- the LOC113728046 gene encoding acetyl-coenzyme A carboxylase carboxyl transferase subunit alpha, chloroplastic-like isoform X1 — protein: MLKFFSLCSSCFNSDCKSGFEMTSLSITAANYGRGRSEENSILGHWPSFSFRNELFSNSITVGGLSGCSEGVWFRAVQESRVLSEKKFRVAAKIKRGKKHDYPWPDDIDPNTDNPLAYLSYFKPLDEKPKPVTLAFEKPLVDLEKKIMEVSRMADETGLDFSNQINALEAKYEQALKDLYTHLTPIQRLTIARHPNRPTVLDHIVNITDKWVELHGDRAGYDDPAIVTILGSIKGRSYMFIGHQKGRNTKENIMRNFAMPTPHGYRKALRMMKYADHHGFPIVTFVDTPGAFADLKSEELGQGEAIAHNLRTMFGLKVPIVTVVTGEGGSGGALAIACANKLFMLENSAFYVASPEACAAILWKSSQAAPKAAEKLRITAQEHYRLRIADGIIPEPLGGAHADPLWSSQQIKFAIIQAVVELSKMSTEELLRHRMLKFRSIGVGGYKEDGLVEPERKRNMKPSEVNAPKNADIESELEDLRNKIFEAKGPSDPITIGAVGKLEEDLDREMTKAFISMVLKDKIESLKLDIARARKPNQPLSRPLQEKADKIVKEFKQKLSWPGAYLGLKQKLQTLTMARRLIKLKEQSSRLKTEVNQKITQEIRAKMDHFKKALEKSSRGDSLDSYLAEELQMVKKELEDVLRSANLDIVGITKRKDEFKQPDIKEKAKQINKEISQEIESAVDRAGVRNKIEELKVEFAKDSSSEKVKKLEAEIKQRVASALSVSQLKEEIEKLRQELASSTRADVGAAVGADSGRL
- the LOC113728046 gene encoding acetyl-coenzyme A carboxylase carboxyl transferase subunit alpha, chloroplastic-like isoform X2; translation: MTSLSITAANYGRGRSEENSILGHWPSFSFRNELFSNSITVGGLSGCSEGVWFRAVQESRVLSEKKFRVAAKIKRGKKHDYPWPDDIDPNTDNPLAYLSYFKPLDEKPKPVTLAFEKPLVDLEKKIMEVSRMADETGLDFSNQINALEAKYEQALKDLYTHLTPIQRLTIARHPNRPTVLDHIVNITDKWVELHGDRAGYDDPAIVTILGSIKGRSYMFIGHQKGRNTKENIMRNFAMPTPHGYRKALRMMKYADHHGFPIVTFVDTPGAFADLKSEELGQGEAIAHNLRTMFGLKVPIVTVVTGEGGSGGALAIACANKLFMLENSAFYVASPEACAAILWKSSQAAPKAAEKLRITAQEHYRLRIADGIIPEPLGGAHADPLWSSQQIKFAIIQAVVELSKMSTEELLRHRMLKFRSIGVGGYKEDGLVEPERKRNMKPSEVNAPKNADIESELEDLRNKIFEAKGPSDPITIGAVGKLEEDLDREMTKAFISMVLKDKIESLKLDIARARKPNQPLSRPLQEKADKIVKEFKQKLSWPGAYLGLKQKLQTLTMARRLIKLKEQSSRLKTEVNQKITQEIRAKMDHFKKALEKSSRGDSLDSYLAEELQMVKKELEDVLRSANLDIVGITKRKDEFKQPDIKEKAKQINKEISQEIESAVDRAGVRNKIEELKVEFAKDSSSEKVKKLEAEIKQRVASALSVSQLKEEIEKLRQELASSTRADVGAAVGADSGRL